From a region of the Leucoraja erinacea ecotype New England chromosome 6, Leri_hhj_1, whole genome shotgun sequence genome:
- the LOC129698168 gene encoding cytoplasmic protein NCK2 isoform X2: MVMPWNVKGLGKAKRKTSARDASPTPSTDAEYSTNGGSSDRIYDLNIPAYVKFAYMPEREDELSLVKGSRVTVMEKCSDGWWRGGYNGQVGWFPSNYVVEEVDEATADSPGFFTSRLGAAVSNGQTTKVLHVVQTLYPFSSVTDEELNFEKGEIMDVIEKPENDPEWWKCQNSKGQIGLVPKNYVVILNDGPAVSSPHVSQISYTGPSSTGKFAGKQWYYGSITRHQAEVVLNERGIDGDFLVRDSESSPSDLSISLKASGKNKHFKVQLLNGVYCIGQRRFNTMDELVEHYKKAPIFTSEHGDKLYLIKSLQ, encoded by the exons GTTTGGGTAAAGCGAAAAGGAAAACAAGTGCAAGAGATGCTTCACCGACGCCAAGCACGGATGCAGAGTACTCGACAAATGGTGGAAGCTCGGACCGGATATATGATTTGAATATTCCAGCGTATGTCAAATTTGCATACATGCCAGAGAGAGAGGATGAACTATCGCTGGTGAAAGGGTCACGGGTGACTGTTATGGAAAAATGTAGTGATGGTTGGTGGAGAGGTGGCTACAATGGACAAGTCGGCTGGTTTCCATCGAATTACGTTGTGGAAGAAGTTGACGAGGCCACTGCCGATTCACCTGGCTTTTTCACATCTAGACTGGGGGCAGCAGTGAGTAATGGGCAAACCACAAAAGTACTTCATGTGGTGCAGACGCTTTACCCGTTCAGCTCTGTCACCGACGAAGAACTAAATTTTGAAAAGGGTGAAATCATGGATGTCATTGAGAAACCAGAGAATGATCCAGAATGGTGGAAGTGTCAAAATTCCAAAGGACAAATTGGTCTTGTTCCCAAAAACTATGTAGTAATCTTAAACGATGGACCTGCAGTGAGTAGTCCTCATGTGTCTCAGATCAGCTATACTGGCCCATCTTCAACAGGAAAGTTCGCTGGCAAGCAATGGTACTATGGTAGCATCACACGCCATCAGGCTGAAGTGGTTTTAAACGAGAGGGGAATTGACGGCGACTTTCTTGTCAGGGATAGTGAATCATCG CCAAGTGACCTGTCAATATCATTAAAAGCATCAGGAAAAAACAAACATTTCAAGGTCCAGCTACTAAATGGAGTATATTGTATTGGGCAGCGTCGATTTAATACAATGGATGAATTGGTAGAACACTACAAAAAGGCACCCATCTTCACAAGTGAACACGGAGACAAGTTGTATCTAATCAAATCCCTGCAGTGA